From Sphingobium sp. RAC03, a single genomic window includes:
- a CDS encoding SapC family protein codes for MASAPANNLPIFYNDLLPLSSVDHVDFHSRTVDAAPFLVSQHAVPLTIDEFVSAQRFVPIIFSSGADSVPLALMGLNEGVNVFVDDEGKLRGPAYVPAYVRRYPWMLAKLRPDSEELSLCFDPTSSAIGAFEEGTALFQDGKPSELTQGVLKFCEDFEQAAARTSQFVRELQDMDLLMDGEVSIQTPVNEQPFVYRGFRMINEEKLRDMRGDQLRKINQNGMLPLIYAHLFSLQLMREIFETQVSQGKGPIALPAAPQPAEA; via the coding sequence ATGGCCAGCGCGCCCGCGAACAATCTGCCGATCTTCTACAACGACCTGCTGCCGCTCAGCAGCGTAGACCATGTCGATTTTCATAGCCGCACGGTCGACGCCGCCCCCTTCCTGGTCAGCCAGCATGCCGTGCCGTTGACGATCGACGAATTCGTGTCGGCCCAGCGCTTCGTGCCGATCATCTTTTCGTCGGGCGCCGATTCGGTGCCGCTGGCGCTGATGGGCCTTAACGAAGGCGTGAACGTCTTTGTCGATGACGAAGGCAAGCTGCGCGGCCCGGCCTATGTCCCCGCCTATGTCCGTCGCTATCCCTGGATGCTGGCCAAGCTGCGTCCCGATAGCGAGGAATTGTCGCTGTGCTTCGACCCGACCAGCTCGGCGATCGGCGCGTTCGAGGAAGGCACCGCGCTGTTCCAGGACGGCAAGCCCAGCGAACTGACCCAGGGCGTTCTGAAATTCTGCGAGGATTTCGAACAGGCCGCCGCGCGCACCAGCCAGTTCGTGCGCGAATTGCAGGACATGGACCTGCTGATGGATGGCGAAGTGTCGATCCAGACGCCGGTCAACGAACAGCCCTTCGTCTATCGCGGCTTCCGCATGATCAACGAGGAAAAGCTGCGCGACATGCGCGGCGACCAGCTGCGCAAGATCAACCAGAACGGCATGCTGCCGCTGATCTACGCCCATCTCTTCTCGCTGCAGTTGATGCGTGAGATTTTCGAAACGCAGGTCTCGCAGGGCAAGGGGCCGATCGCCCTTCCCGCCGCACCGCAGCCTGCCGAAGCCTGA
- a CDS encoding FAD-binding oxidoreductase translates to MIGQDIIARFAALLGPKGVVTDPDDIAPWTSDWRGRYHGTAAAILAPASTQEVAATVALAAELGVALVPQGGNTSMVGGATPPADGSALILSLRRMNAIRSLSADDNLAVCEAGVILSVLHDAAEDVGRRFPLSLGAKGSATIGGLVSTNAGGTQVLRHGTMRALVEGVEVVLPDGSIFDGLDALKKDNRGYDIKQLLIGAEGTLGIVTAAALRLVPAIAARAVGWVGVASPADALALLRLVEAQLGDSVEGFEVIADETLGFVLGHIPGTRSPIETRTPWHVLIEVDHADLNDPSPAERLEQALTDAFERELAIDAAIAANEAQADAFWRIRESLSESEKAQGPALQYDISVPVARMPAFMIDAAQAAQARFPGTTASSFGHLGDGNVHFHVRAPKGTSDGPAWIAAQGQAINAFVHDAVVAAGGSISAEHGIGQMKRAELGRLASPARIGALRAIKTAFDPKGIMNPGKLIPLPEEA, encoded by the coding sequence ATGATTGGACAGGACATCATTGCGCGCTTCGCCGCGCTGCTTGGGCCGAAGGGCGTCGTCACCGACCCGGACGACATCGCGCCATGGACGAGCGACTGGCGCGGGCGTTATCATGGCACGGCGGCTGCGATCCTGGCGCCTGCGTCGACGCAGGAGGTGGCGGCGACGGTCGCGCTGGCCGCCGAACTGGGCGTCGCGTTGGTGCCACAGGGGGGCAATACGTCGATGGTCGGGGGTGCGACGCCGCCCGCCGACGGATCGGCGCTGATCCTGTCCCTGCGCCGGATGAACGCGATCCGCAGCCTGTCGGCCGACGATAATCTGGCGGTGTGCGAGGCGGGCGTGATCCTGAGCGTGCTGCATGACGCGGCGGAGGATGTGGGTCGGCGCTTTCCGCTGAGCCTCGGCGCGAAGGGATCGGCGACGATCGGCGGACTGGTGTCCACCAATGCGGGCGGAACCCAGGTGCTGCGGCATGGCACGATGCGCGCGCTGGTGGAGGGGGTGGAGGTGGTGCTGCCCGATGGGAGTATCTTCGACGGGCTGGATGCGCTGAAGAAAGACAATCGCGGCTATGACATCAAGCAATTGCTGATCGGCGCGGAAGGGACGCTGGGCATCGTCACGGCGGCGGCGTTGCGACTGGTCCCCGCCATTGCCGCCCGCGCCGTCGGCTGGGTTGGCGTCGCTTCCCCCGCCGATGCGCTGGCGCTGCTGCGGCTGGTCGAGGCGCAATTGGGTGATAGCGTGGAGGGGTTCGAGGTCATCGCCGACGAAACGCTGGGCTTCGTTTTGGGGCACATCCCCGGCACGCGCAGCCCGATCGAGACGCGCACACCTTGGCATGTGCTGATCGAGGTGGATCATGCCGACCTGAACGACCCCAGCCCGGCCGAGCGGCTGGAACAGGCGCTGACCGATGCGTTCGAGCGGGAGCTGGCGATCGACGCGGCCATCGCTGCGAATGAGGCGCAGGCCGATGCTTTCTGGCGCATCCGCGAATCCCTGTCGGAATCGGAAAAGGCGCAGGGGCCAGCGCTGCAATATGACATTAGCGTGCCGGTCGCGCGGATGCCGGCCTTCATGATCGACGCGGCGCAGGCGGCGCAGGCGCGCTTCCCCGGCACGACCGCCTCCTCCTTCGGGCATCTGGGCGATGGCAATGTCCATTTTCATGTCCGCGCGCCAAAGGGCACCAGCGACGGTCCGGCGTGGATCGCGGCGCAGGGTCAGGCGATCAACGCCTTCGTCCATGATGCGGTGGTAGCAGCGGGCGGATCGATTTCGGCCGAGCATGGCATCGGCCAGATGAAGCGCGCGGAACTCGGACGACTGGCCAGTCCCGCGCGGATCGGCGCGTTGCGCGCGATCAAGACGGCGTTCGACCCCAAGGGCATCATGAACCCCGGCAAGCTGATACCCTTGCCCGAAGAAGCCTGA
- a CDS encoding DEAD/DEAH box helicase: MTFADLGLSDELLRAVTESGYDTPTPIQAQAIPSVLMMRDIIGIAQTGTGKTASFVLPMIDILAHGRSRARMPRSLILEPTRELAAQVAENFEKYGKYHKLSMALLIGGVSMGDQLAALEKGVDVLIATPGRLMDLFGRGKIMLNGCSLLVIDEADRMLDMGFIPDIEEICTKLPAQRQTLLFSATMPLVIKKLADKFLSNPKSIEVARPASASINITQRLVKVDARKKRTVLAKMLAEADVTSAVIFCNRKTTVRDLNKSLQRDGFKSGEIHGDIDQGSRIAELERFRAGTVNILVASDVAARGLDIKGVSHVFNYDAPWHPDDYVHRIGRTGRAGASGVAYTFVTEADAEAIDNIQKLIGTKIEVVGAAEVIATVESTEEAAPSRAPRGRKPRAAKPAADKPARAKEPQAQATPPREEAPVTAEPAAEPIREARPPRTERPREEPRDRPAAAPRAPQPNRGRRNEMADDGPDDGWNGPVPEFLNFGFDA, translated from the coding sequence ATGACTTTTGCCGATCTCGGCCTTTCCGACGAATTGCTCAGGGCCGTAACCGAATCCGGTTACGACACGCCCACCCCCATTCAGGCGCAGGCAATTCCTTCCGTCCTGATGATGCGCGACATCATCGGCATTGCGCAGACGGGAACGGGCAAGACGGCCAGCTTCGTGCTGCCGATGATCGACATTCTCGCCCATGGCCGCAGCCGCGCGCGGATGCCGCGCTCGCTCATCCTGGAGCCGACCCGTGAACTCGCCGCCCAGGTGGCGGAGAATTTCGAGAAATACGGCAAATATCACAAGCTCTCGATGGCCCTGCTGATCGGTGGCGTGTCGATGGGCGACCAGCTCGCGGCGCTCGAAAAGGGCGTGGACGTGCTGATCGCGACGCCGGGGCGCCTGATGGACCTGTTCGGTCGCGGCAAGATCATGCTCAACGGCTGCTCGCTGCTGGTCATCGACGAAGCCGACCGGATGCTCGACATGGGTTTCATCCCGGATATCGAGGAAATCTGCACCAAGCTGCCCGCGCAGCGCCAGACCTTGCTGTTTTCCGCGACGATGCCGCTGGTGATCAAGAAGCTGGCCGACAAATTCCTGTCCAACCCCAAGTCGATCGAAGTCGCGCGGCCAGCCAGCGCCTCGATCAACATCACCCAGCGGTTGGTAAAGGTCGATGCACGCAAGAAGCGGACCGTCCTCGCCAAGATGCTGGCGGAGGCTGACGTCACCAGCGCGGTCATCTTCTGCAACCGCAAGACCACGGTGCGGGATCTGAACAAGAGCCTGCAACGCGACGGCTTCAAGTCGGGCGAAATCCATGGCGACATCGACCAGGGATCGCGCATCGCCGAACTGGAACGCTTCCGCGCGGGCACCGTCAACATCCTCGTTGCATCCGACGTCGCGGCGCGCGGGCTGGACATCAAGGGCGTCAGCCATGTGTTCAACTATGACGCACCCTGGCATCCGGACGATTATGTCCACCGCATCGGCCGCACCGGCCGCGCGGGCGCATCGGGCGTCGCCTACACCTTCGTCACCGAAGCGGACGCCGAAGCGATCGACAATATCCAGAAGCTGATCGGTACCAAGATCGAAGTCGTTGGCGCAGCCGAAGTTATTGCAACGGTTGAATCCACCGAAGAAGCCGCCCCTTCGCGTGCGCCGAGGGGCCGCAAGCCCCGCGCGGCAAAGCCCGCAGCCGACAAGCCCGCCCGTGCCAAGGAACCGCAGGCGCAAGCCACACCGCCTCGCGAAGAAGCGCCGGTCACGGCGGAGCCTGCCGCTGAACCGATCCGCGAAGCCCGCCCACCCCGCACCGAACGTCCCCGCGAAGAGCCAAGAGACCGCCCCGCCGCCGCCCCGCGCGCGCCGCAGCCAAACCGTGGCCGCCGCAACGAAATGGCCGATGACGGTCCCGACGATGGCTGGAACGGCCCGGTTCCCGAATTCCTGAACTTCGGCTTCGACGCCTGA
- the radC gene encoding JAB domain-containing protein gives MVGSKGASLAEQDAKVTHDGAGHRARLRQKLAETGGDALHDHELIEYLLALAIPRRDTKPLAKALLREFGGIGGLMAADWHAIARVPGMGDTSVAAIKIVQASALRMLRNEVAARPVLASWQALLDYLRADMAHLGVERVRVLHLNTRNMLIRDENMGDGSIDQAAIYVREVIRRAIDLGSAALILVHNHPSGSPEPSRQDIEVTRQIIEAGKRLNIAVHDHIIVGAQGHVSMRAKGLL, from the coding sequence ATGGTCGGTAGCAAGGGGGCGAGCTTGGCCGAGCAGGACGCAAAAGTCACGCATGACGGCGCAGGCCACCGGGCAAGGCTGCGCCAGAAGCTGGCGGAGACGGGCGGCGACGCGCTGCACGATCATGAACTGATCGAATATCTGCTGGCGTTGGCGATTCCCCGGCGCGACACCAAGCCGCTGGCCAAGGCGTTGCTGCGCGAATTTGGCGGGATCGGCGGGCTGATGGCAGCGGACTGGCATGCGATTGCGCGGGTGCCGGGCATGGGCGACACCAGCGTCGCCGCGATCAAGATCGTGCAGGCGAGCGCACTGCGGATGCTCCGCAACGAGGTCGCGGCGCGGCCGGTGCTGGCGAGTTGGCAGGCATTGCTCGACTATCTGCGCGCCGACATGGCGCATCTGGGGGTGGAACGCGTGCGCGTGCTGCATCTCAACACCCGCAACATGCTGATCCGTGATGAGAATATGGGCGATGGGTCCATAGACCAGGCCGCCATCTATGTCCGCGAGGTTATACGGCGCGCCATCGACCTGGGGTCGGCGGCGCTGATCCTGGTCCACAACCATCCCAGTGGTTCGCCTGAACCCAGTCGTCAGGACATAGAGGTGACGCGGCAGATCATCGAGGCGGGCAAACGGCTGAATATCGCCGTGCATGACCATATCATCGTCGGCGCGCAGGGGCATGTGAGTATGCGGGCTAAGGGGTTGTTGTAG